AGATCTCGCCCCACCGCTCGCGCAGGACGTTTCTCGCCACCACACTGTCCTCGCCCGTGACCGTCACCGTCGGGAACTCGTCGTGACGCACCCCGATCTCGTAGCTCACCTCCAGATCGCCGATCGAGTCGGCGACGAGCGAGCCGAGCCCGTCGAGCGCCCGTCTCCGCGCCTCGCCGTGGACGGTCACCTTGGTCGCGAGGACGACCATTATGTGGTCGCTTCGACGTTCAGCTCGTCGCGAAGCTCCCCGATCCGACGCTCCATCGCGTCGACGAGGTAGTCGTTCTCCATCGATTCCAGTGGGGAGGCACACTCCGGACACTCGAAGCCGAAGTCCATCGCCTCGCCGAACTCGAAGCGGATCGAGCAGATCTCACAGAGGTAGAACTCGTGGTCGCGCTCGTAGGACTCGCGGGCCTCGAGCGTGACGAGCAGCCGCTCCATCTCCTCCGCGAGGTTCTTCGGGATCTTCTCGTACTCGAACGTCCAGAGGTAGGTGAGCCAGCCCGAGTCCTCGTCGCGGAGTCGGCGGTAGCTCGCCAGGTCGTTCTCGTAGAGGATGAACAGCGCGCGGCGAACGTCGTTGAGCTCCAGGTTCAGCCGCTCCGCGAGCTCCTCGTCGGTCACCTCGCCGTCGGGCGGGGCGGCGGCGACGGGCATCCCCGTCGGGCCGACCAGCTCGTGGAGGTACTTCTGGATGACGGGGTCGGACAAGAGGTCCTCGAAGGCCATTACCCTCCCTACCGGCGTCGTCGCGTTAAGTCTTTTTCTCGGTCGAGCGGTTTACGGCCCGGAGTACAAGCGACGTCACTCTTCGCGTTCGACCCGCTTTCCCGTTTTCCTGGGTACGACCCGGTGGGTCGCACCGGCCCACTCCCGGTCTAACTCCCGTCCCTCGAACAGTCGGTCCAGGAAGACCGCCAGCCCGGCGACCTCCGAGTGGGGCTGATTCGTGACCCCGACGTTCCAGTCGGCGGCCTCGTAGACGTCGAACGGCACCTTCTCCGCGCCGACGACGACGAGCAGCGGCTCCTCCTCGTGTGCCTCGCGGATCTCGCCCTCAACCTCCTGCACCGGGAGGCCGTACATCGTGAGGTGGACGATCCGGCCCTCCCAGTCCCGAAGGAACGTGCGTGGCTCGTCGGTCAGTTCGGCAGAGAAGGGGCCGCCGAACCGTGTGGTTACCTCCTCGACCGTCTCGACCGCGCCCGAGACGCCGCCCGCGACGACCACCCGATCCGCGCCGAGTGCGCGCGCGGTGAGGCCGACGTGCGTCGTCATCCGCTCGTCGCGGCCGGGTCGGTGGCCCAACCTGAGCACACACAGCTCCGGCGATCCGTTCATACACGAGGGTTCAGGCCGCCGGGTTAGGCGGTTTCGTTTCCCGCGTCGGCTCCACGACGTCCGTCGGAGCCCCGGCATCGACCGGATCGGTCCGACGGGTCGACTACCGCTCGCGTTCCGACCGCTTCGCCATCTCGAGTGAGGTGAAGAAGCCGAGATACGCCGGGATCCCCGCGAGCATGAACATGTAGAACACCCAGGTCGGCGCGCTCACGAAGACGAACTCGAAGAGCAACGAGACGAGGCCGACCCAGGCGAGCGCGAACAGCAGGTCGTGGACCATCCCGGTCCTGTGCTCGCTGACGTGCTCTCGGAGGGGGTCGAGTTTGCTCATGTGGTTGGTGTGGTCGTCCCCGGTGGGGACTGTGTCGGGGGTTTCGTACGGATCGCTGTAACCGTTTACCGGTGCAACCGAATGCAGGTTGTGGTTGCGCCGGAAATGACTGACAGCGGTCCGTGTCAGTCCCCGTCGTCGACGTAGTCGACTACGAGCACGGGGACGTGCGTCGAGCGCAACGTCCGCTCGGTGACGCTCCCGAGCAGCGCACGGCGCACGCCCGAGCGCCCGTGACTGCCCATCACGACGAGGTCGATCCCCTTCTCCTCGGCGTAGTCGGCGATCACCCTGTGCGGGCGGCCCCCGGCGTGACGCTCGGCGACGGTCAGCCCGAGTTCCTCGGCACGCTCTTTCACGTGCCCCGTCGCCTCCTCGGCGTCCCGCCTGAGGTCGGTCATTCCCTGGAAGTTGCCCTGTTCGATCCGGTCGAGCTGTTCGGTGCCGAGGCTGTAGGCGATCGCGTCGGTGTCGGCGACGTAGAGCGCGTGTACCTCCGCACCGTACTGTTCGGCCAGCGAGAGCGCGTGATCGACGGCGACCTCCGCGACCCTGCTTCCGTCCGTCGGAACGAGTATTCGTTCGTACATGGTTCAGTCGTCGGTCGGCGCGTTACCGTTCTTCTGTGCGACCACGTCGGCCGCGGTCATGTCTCTTGGCATCGGGTCGGGGCTGTGACACTGCCGGACCATCTGCTTCGTCCGCAGCGGAGGGTCGTCGGTGACCAGCGAGACGAGGATCGTGACGGCGAAGACGATCGGCACGCCGACGAGGCCCGATCCGATCGCCGGCATCCACGTCGCGAGGAACTCGATGCCGAACCCGGGGCCGAAGTGTCCCTCGTTGAACATTGGGATCAGCCAGACGACGAGCCCCGTCGTCATACCGGCGAGCGCCCCCGGCCGGTTGGTGTTCTCCCACCAGAGCCCGAGGAAGAACATCGGGAACAGCACGATCGCCGCGAGCGAGAACGCGAAGGAGACGAGCGCGGCGATCGGCGCCGTCGGGTCGAGCGAGAAGATCATCGTCAGCACGCCGAGGGCGATGATCGAGAGCCGGCCCACGAGGACCTGCTGGCGCTGGGTCGCCTCTGGGTTGACGATGTTCGCGTAGATGTCGTGGGAGATCGCCGAGGAGCCGGCGATGAACAGCCCGGCGGTCGTCGCCATCGCCGCCGCGATCCCGCCCGCCGCGACGATCCCGACGAACCAATCCGGCATCCCCGCGAGCTGCGTCGCCAGCACGACGATGACGTCGGCCGCCGCGTCGCTCATCCCCGGGTCGCCGAAGGCGTCGCCGATCTCCTGGCTGTAGAGGTCGGTGCCGAAGGCGGCGTAGGCGGGCGCGGAGAGGTAGAGCACACAGATGAAGAAGAGCCCCCAGGTGCACGACCAGCGGGCGATCCGCTCGTTCTGGACCGTGTAGAACCTGACCAGCACGTGTGGGAGCCCACAGGTCCCGAAGACGAGGCTGAAACAGGTCGCTACCCAGAGGTAGTAGCTGCCGCCGGCGAACGGATCGGAGAACTCCGCGGCGAGGTCGTTGATCAGCATCCCGTACTCGATCTGCGGGGCCACCGTCGAGTAGCCGCCGACCCAGCCGGTCGCGAGCAGGCCGAAGAGGAACGCGCCGATGAGGATGACGTACTGCAGGACCATCGTCTTGGTCGCACCGAGCATCCCCGACAGCGCCAGGTAGCCGATCGTGATGATCATGAACAGGATCATCATCACCTGGTAGCCGCTGAACAGGCCGCCGGTGAGCGCCGACCAGTCGCCGAGGATGTACAGTCCCACGAGCCCCATGCCGCGGGCCTGCCCGAGCGCGTAGACGAATCCGATCAGGAACGTCGTGATCGCCGCGAGCGCCCGCGCGGTGTCCGAGTTGAAGCGG
This region of Halalkalicoccus sp. CGA53 genomic DNA includes:
- a CDS encoding transcription factor: MAFEDLLSDPVIQKYLHELVGPTGMPVAAAPPDGEVTDEELAERLNLELNDVRRALFILYENDLASYRRLRDEDSGWLTYLWTFEYEKIPKNLAEEMERLLVTLEARESYERDHEFYLCEICSIRFEFGEAMDFGFECPECASPLESMENDYLVDAMERRIGELRDELNVEATT
- a CDS encoding tRNA (cytidine(56)-2'-O)-methyltransferase, with the translated sequence MNGSPELCVLRLGHRPGRDERMTTHVGLTARALGADRVVVAGGVSGAVETVEEVTTRFGGPFSAELTDEPRTFLRDWEGRIVHLTMYGLPVQEVEGEIREAHEEEPLLVVVGAEKVPFDVYEAADWNVGVTNQPHSEVAGLAVFLDRLFEGRELDREWAGATHRVVPRKTGKRVEREE
- a CDS encoding universal stress protein, translated to MYERILVPTDGSRVAEVAVDHALSLAEQYGAEVHALYVADTDAIAYSLGTEQLDRIEQGNFQGMTDLRRDAEEATGHVKERAEELGLTVAERHAGGRPHRVIADYAEEKGIDLVVMGSHGRSGVRRALLGSVTERTLRSTHVPVLVVDYVDDGD
- a CDS encoding sodium:solute symporter family transporter; this encodes MADALAPLQADEELLPEGLDVSFKLLPALLVVGMMVLFLGAGVFYKVADTADMWVAGRSIGNLENGMAIGANWMSAASYLGMAALIALSGVYGLAFVVGWTTGYFVLLIFMAAQMRRFGKYTAPDFVGDRFNSDTARALAAITTFLIGFVYALGQARGMGLVGLYILGDWSALTGGLFSGYQVMMILFMIITIGYLALSGMLGATKTMVLQYVILIGAFLFGLLATGWVGGYSTVAPQIEYGMLINDLAAEFSDPFAGGSYYLWVATCFSLVFGTCGLPHVLVRFYTVQNERIARWSCTWGLFFICVLYLSAPAYAAFGTDLYSQEIGDAFGDPGMSDAAADVIVVLATQLAGMPDWFVGIVAAGGIAAAMATTAGLFIAGSSAISHDIYANIVNPEATQRQQVLVGRLSIIALGVLTMIFSLDPTAPIAALVSFAFSLAAIVLFPMFFLGLWWENTNRPGALAGMTTGLVVWLIPMFNEGHFGPGFGIEFLATWMPAIGSGLVGVPIVFAVTILVSLVTDDPPLRTKQMVRQCHSPDPMPRDMTAADVVAQKNGNAPTDD